In Salvelinus sp. IW2-2015 linkage group LG23, ASM291031v2, whole genome shotgun sequence, a genomic segment contains:
- the LOC111951100 gene encoding mitochondrial fission 1 protein has translation MEAVVCDVVSPEDLLKFEKKYSTELAKGDLTKDTKFEYAWCLIRSKFPDDINKGIVLLDELVHKGTKDDQRDYLFYLAIGNYKLKEYERGLKCIRILLKNEPGNTQALDLEKLIVKAMRKDGLVGMAIVGGIVGGVGLGVAGLAALIGMAASKKL, from the exons GCTGTCGTCTGTGATGTTGTTTCACCAGAGGATCTCTTG aaatttgaGAAGAAGTATTCTACAGAGTTGGCTAAAGGGGATTTGACCAAAGACACAAAGTTTGAGTATGCGTGGTGTCTGATCAGGAGCAAATTCccagatgacatcaataagggcatCGTTCTGCTGGATG AGCTGGTTCACAAGGGTACCAAGGATGACCAGAGGGACTACTTGTTTTACCTGGCTATTGGAAACTACAAACTGAAG GAGTATGAGAGGGGCCTGAAATGCATCCGGATCCTCCTGAAGAATGAACCAGGGAACACGCAAGCTCTGGATCTGGAGAAGCTCATAGTGAAGGCCATGAGGAAAG ATGGTTTGGTCGGCATGGCGATAGTTGGAGGGATAGTTGGAGGAGTCGGCCTTGGCGTCGCTGGATTGGCTGCACTCATTGGGATGGCTGCATCAAAGAAGCTCTAA